A window from Cryptomeria japonica chromosome 1, Sugi_1.0, whole genome shotgun sequence encodes these proteins:
- the LOC131041937 gene encoding uncharacterized protein LOC131041937 → MKTLHHNQHLQSNWRGFTFKSERRFVDLVKKNFWGKMCPMRILLILLSATLAGFLAWKTMSSSKDAQFQDEDKPKEEISTIKSGGFSLKMACEKVPIFFWVMVDMASGKYLWRNLKSL, encoded by the exons ATGAAAACGCTTCACCACAACCAACATTTGCAGAGCAATTGGAGAGGATTTACTTTTAAGTCTGAGAGAagatttgttgatctggtgaagaAAAACTTCTGGGGCAAAATGTGTCCAATGAGAATACTTCTGATTTTATTGTCTGCAACTCTTGCTGGCTTCTTGGCATGGAAGACAATGTCATCATCTAAGgatgcacaatttcaagatgaagACAAGCCCAAGGAAGAGATCTCCACTATCAAATCTGGTGGATTCAGTTTGAAAATG GCCTGTGAGAAAGTTCCAATCTTCTTTTGGGTGATGGTTGATATGGCAAGTGGGAAGTATCTATGGAGAAATCTGAAAAGTTTGTAA